The following are from one region of the Mauremys reevesii isolate NIE-2019 linkage group 2, ASM1616193v1, whole genome shotgun sequence genome:
- the YAE1 gene encoding protein YAE1 homolog isoform X1 — protein MLRRKNCSDSHTFTTCTGILVVTTTMSWVQAAVSRPSEDVFDEDADELHLMQKEWKSTMEKRVKEGYRDGVEAGKELSLQQGFNQGYKQGAEMMMTCGQLKGTLSALLSWCHLNGQISALLNKISNLLAEVGKYEECVLKYMNSISPQPHPGELLDSVQDMDLDHTIPVENEFDETEAGRLCENESELSENSCRSNGGADSLHSDSWRRTKEHTHSERPTLAWLKEETVCLGEQLGLSLDILQHVQKLES, from the exons ATGCTCAGGAGGAAGAACTGCTCAGATTCTCACACTTTTACCACATGTACTGGAATCCTTGTTGTTACTACTACAATGTCGTGGGTGCAAGCTGCAGTCAGCCGGCCCAGTGAGGATGTGTTTGATGAAGATGCTGATGAACTGCATCTAATGCAGAAAGAATGGAAGAGCACCATGGAGAAAAGAGTCAAA GAAGGCTATAGAGATGGTGTTGAGGCTGGGAAAGAGCTTTCACTTCAGCAGGGTTTCAATCAGGGTTACAAACAGGGTGCTGAGATGATGATGACCTGTGGCCAACTCAAAGGGACCCTTAG tGCACTCTTGTCTTGGTGTCACCTTAATGGACAAATTTCTGCTTTGCTGAATAAGATAAGTAACCTCCTGGCTGAAGTTGGCAAGTATGAAGAATGTGTGCTTAAGTATATGAATTCTATCagtccacagccccaccctggagAGTTACTGGATTCTGTTCAGGACATGGACCTTGATCATACAATTCCAGTGGAGAATGAATTTGATGAAACTGAAGCTGGAAGACTCTGTGAAAATGAGTCTGAGTTGAGTGAAAACTCTTGCAGGAGTAATGGTGGGGCTGACTCCTTGCACTCTGACAGTTGGAGGAGGACAAAAGAACACACACATTCTGAAAGGCCAACCCTTGCTTGGCTTAAAGAAGAGACCGTCTGTTTAGGAGAGCAGCTAGGCTTGTCACTGGACATATTACAGCATGTCCAAAAACTGGAAAGTTAA
- the YAE1 gene encoding protein YAE1 homolog isoform X2: MSWVQAAVSRPSEDVFDEDADELHLMQKEWKSTMEKRVKEGYRDGVEAGKELSLQQGFNQGYKQGAEMMMTCGQLKGTLSALLSWCHLNGQISALLNKISNLLAEVGKYEECVLKYMNSISPQPHPGELLDSVQDMDLDHTIPVENEFDETEAGRLCENESELSENSCRSNGGADSLHSDSWRRTKEHTHSERPTLAWLKEETVCLGEQLGLSLDILQHVQKLES; this comes from the exons ATGTCGTGGGTGCAAGCTGCAGTCAGCCGGCCCAGTGAGGATGTGTTTGATGAAGATGCTGATGAACTGCATCTAATGCAGAAAGAATGGAAGAGCACCATGGAGAAAAGAGTCAAA GAAGGCTATAGAGATGGTGTTGAGGCTGGGAAAGAGCTTTCACTTCAGCAGGGTTTCAATCAGGGTTACAAACAGGGTGCTGAGATGATGATGACCTGTGGCCAACTCAAAGGGACCCTTAG tGCACTCTTGTCTTGGTGTCACCTTAATGGACAAATTTCTGCTTTGCTGAATAAGATAAGTAACCTCCTGGCTGAAGTTGGCAAGTATGAAGAATGTGTGCTTAAGTATATGAATTCTATCagtccacagccccaccctggagAGTTACTGGATTCTGTTCAGGACATGGACCTTGATCATACAATTCCAGTGGAGAATGAATTTGATGAAACTGAAGCTGGAAGACTCTGTGAAAATGAGTCTGAGTTGAGTGAAAACTCTTGCAGGAGTAATGGTGGGGCTGACTCCTTGCACTCTGACAGTTGGAGGAGGACAAAAGAACACACACATTCTGAAAGGCCAACCCTTGCTTGGCTTAAAGAAGAGACCGTCTGTTTAGGAGAGCAGCTAGGCTTGTCACTGGACATATTACAGCATGTCCAAAAACTGGAAAGTTAA